A genomic segment from Aegilops tauschii subsp. strangulata cultivar AL8/78 chromosome 1, Aet v6.0, whole genome shotgun sequence encodes:
- the LOC109781466 gene encoding uncharacterized protein: MELRFAFLVHIRRDRYIFNAKNKKKFQGGFSYRLPMASNWSFRQSGEAENQDEAHNAVRVDDDAVGEDEDLEAVEWDPLNPHMEEGTIFASMTECRNALVTYCINVERTFKVDKSDQVKVNPFKHTCQESTLRKDTISRAKSRWVAEEVKKWVKENQQVGPKELQKNIKDKFKIDLPYIRLFSGKQHAMDSIYGNWQESFQLLYSFKGEVERTSLGSIVDIDHHTVEYTFRGVTKTKECFRRVFVCFEACRRGFLAGCRPYLAIDATFLTGRFKGQLVAACAVDAHSFVFPVAYGVLETESEESWTWFLHNLRRAIAHPNGLVIIDACKGLEVAVDNVFPGVEHRECMRYLAANFMKKFKGKVYTDNLWPTSLTCSMKKQNYHLRQLYMNPKVKEYLKTHHSKLWARSQFSEPSKVDYVHNILAESFNSMIRKLKGHYVVDLLDRIRIEYLQKFHYRAGIAEEKFMGHIIIPAMMNELKQKTTGLEMNMTLCSGTTADIIFG; encoded by the exons ATGGAGTTGCGGTTTGCTTTCTTGGTGCACATTAGAAGGGACCGGTACATCTTCAATGCAAAGAATAAGAAGAAATTCCAAGGAGGTTTCAGTTATCGGTTGCCAATGGCTAGTAATTGGAGTTTCAGACAATCTGGGGAG GCTGAAAACCAAGATGAGGCTCACAATGCAGTCCGTGTGGATGATGACGCGGTGGGTGAGGACGAAGACCTTGAAGCTGTTGAATGGGACCCTTTGAACCCTCATATGGAAGAAGGTACCATTTTTGCATCCATGACTGAGTGTAGAAATGCACTTGTGACATACTGCATCAACGTAGAACGTACTTTCAAAGTTGACAAGAGCGATCAA GTCAAAGTGAACCCTTTTAAGCACACATGCCAGGAATCAACCCTTAGGAAGGATACAATCAGTAGAGCCAAGTCAAGATGGGTGGCAGAAGAAGTAAAGAAGTGGGTGAAAGAAAACCAGCAAGTGGGTCCAAAGGAATTGCAGAAGAACATCAAAGACAAGTTCAAGATAGATTTACCATACATTAGGTTGTTCAGTGGTAAACAACATGCTATGGATTCTATTTATGGTAACTGGCAGGAAAGTTTTCAGTTGTTGTATTCATTCAAAGGTGAAGTGGAGAGGACTAGCCTAggtagtattgtagatattgaccACCACACCGTGGAGTACACATTCAGGGGAGTGACAAAGACAAAGGAATGCTTTAGGAGGGTTTTTGTCTGCTTTGAGGCTTGTCGCCGAGGTTTTTTGGCAGGCTGCAGGCCTTATTTGGCTATTGATGCCACTTTTCTCACTGGGAGGTTTAAAGGACAGTTAGTAGCAGCTTGTGCAGTTGATGCACATAGTTTTGTATTTCCAGTTGCGTACGGTGTGCTGGAGACAGAGTCTGAGGAGAGCTGGACTTGGTTTTTGCATAATCTGCGCCGGGCTATTGCACATCCCAATGGGTTGGTCATTATAGATGCCTGCAAAGGTTTAGAAGTGGCCGTGGACAATGTGTTCCCTGGAGTAGAGCATAGGGAATGCATGCGTTACCTTGCTGCAAatttcatgaagaaattcaaaggaaaGGTGTATACCGACAATTTATGGCCAACATCTTTGACTTGCAGTATGAAGAAGCAGAACTACCACTTGAGGCAGTTATACATGAATCCCAAAGTGAAAGAATACTTGAAAACACACCACTCCAAGTTATGGGCCAGAAGCCAATTCAGTGAACCGAGCAAAGTTGACTATGTGCACAATATTCTAGCAGAGTCTTTCAACTCAATGATCCGGAAACTAAAGGGTCATTATGTGGTGGATTTGCTTGACAGGATAAGGATAGAATACTTGCAGAAATTTCATTATCGTGCAGGAATAGCCGAGGAAAAATTCATGGGCCACATTATCATCCCTGCCATGATGAATGAACTGAAGCAGAAAACAACAGGCTTGGAAATGAACATGACTCTTTGCTCGGGTACCACAGCAGATATCATATTTGGATAA